A DNA window from Pseudomonas wuhanensis contains the following coding sequences:
- a CDS encoding MFS transporter → MPIALLALTLSAFAIGTTEFVIVGLLPTIGADLGVSLPSAGLLVSLYALGVAIGAPVLTALTGKVPRKLLLLSLMVLFTLGNLLAWKAPSYESLIIARIVTGLAHGVFFSIGSIIATSLVPKEKAASAIAIMFTGLTVALVTGVPLGTFIGQHFGWRETFLAVSALGVIAFIGSLLYVPKNIAHSKPASLLQQLQVLKQPRLLLVYAMTAVGYGGSFIAFTFLAPILQDISGFSASTVSLVLLVYGISVAVGNIWGGKLADKRGPISALKIIFALLAAVLFVLTFTAGNPWLALATVLVWGAVAFGNVPGLQVYVVRQAEHHTPNAVDVASGLNIAAFNLGIAGGAWGGGLIVAHMGLIHTAWIGGLVVLVALALTAWSGRLDRLGPVYAEPAEGSARMATGH, encoded by the coding sequence ATGCCCATTGCCTTGCTCGCGCTGACCCTCAGCGCTTTCGCCATCGGGACGACGGAATTCGTCATCGTCGGCCTGTTACCCACCATCGGCGCCGACCTCGGTGTCAGCCTGCCGTCCGCTGGCCTGCTGGTCAGCCTTTATGCTCTCGGTGTGGCCATTGGCGCGCCGGTGCTGACCGCCCTCACCGGCAAAGTCCCACGTAAATTGCTGCTGTTGTCGTTGATGGTGCTGTTCACGCTCGGCAACTTGTTGGCCTGGAAAGCCCCAAGCTACGAGTCGCTGATCATTGCGCGGATCGTCACGGGCCTGGCTCATGGGGTGTTTTTCTCGATCGGCTCGATCATCGCCACCAGCCTGGTGCCGAAGGAAAAAGCCGCCAGCGCGATTGCCATCATGTTCACCGGCCTGACCGTGGCGCTGGTCACCGGTGTGCCGTTGGGGACGTTTATCGGTCAACATTTTGGCTGGCGTGAAACCTTTCTCGCCGTGTCTGCATTGGGTGTGATCGCCTTTATCGGCAGCCTGCTCTACGTGCCGAAAAACATCGCCCACAGCAAACCGGCTTCGCTGTTGCAGCAATTGCAGGTGCTCAAGCAGCCGCGCTTGCTGTTGGTGTATGCCATGACGGCGGTTGGTTACGGCGGCTCGTTCATTGCCTTCACCTTTCTGGCGCCGATTCTTCAGGACATTTCCGGCTTCAGCGCCAGCACCGTCAGCCTGGTGCTGCTGGTCTATGGCATCTCGGTAGCCGTCGGCAACATCTGGGGCGGCAAACTGGCGGACAAGCGCGGGCCGATCAGTGCCTTGAAAATCATCTTCGCCCTGCTCGCCGCCGTGCTGTTCGTGCTGACCTTCACTGCCGGCAATCCATGGCTGGCACTGGCCACCGTGCTGGTTTGGGGTGCGGTGGCCTTCGGCAACGTGCCGGGCTTGCAGGTGTATGTGGTGCGTCAGGCCGAACATCACACCCCGAATGCAGTGGACGTGGCTTCGGGCCTGAACATTGCGGCGTTCAACCTCGGCATTGCCGGTGGGGCGTGGGGCGGTGGTTTGATCGTGGCGCACATGGGTCTGATTCATACCGCGTGGATCGGCGGCCTGGTGGTCTTGGTCGCACTGGCACTGACCGCCTGGAGTGGTCGCCTTGATCGGTTGGGTCCGGTGTATGCCGAACCGGCTGAGGGTTCGGCCCGTATGGCCACCGGTCACTGA
- a CDS encoding DUF72 domain-containing protein produces MAAIHIGISGWRYTPWRGEFYPKGLTQKRELQFASRAVNSIEINGSFYALQRPERYAQWYDETPTGFVFSVKAPRFITHIKRLREIHKPLANFFASGVLELREKLGPILWQFPPNFKFDPELFKSFLEQLPHDTEQAAALARQHEPRLNGHASMKAYGKKPLRHAVEIRHESFVDPAFVRLLKRYNTALVIADTAGKWPYREDITSDFVYLRLHGAEELYASGYTPQALKRWGDRIEAWYHGQQPADPQLIAPRQKPKTRRSREVFCYFDNDIKVRAPFDARRLLERLHLDKDLATVPGEPVAEGVLP; encoded by the coding sequence ATGGCGGCGATTCATATTGGTATTTCAGGCTGGCGCTACACGCCTTGGCGGGGGGAGTTCTACCCGAAGGGGCTGACCCAGAAGCGCGAATTGCAATTCGCTTCACGGGCAGTGAACAGCATCGAAATCAATGGATCGTTCTACGCCCTGCAACGGCCCGAACGTTATGCCCAGTGGTACGACGAAACCCCGACGGGCTTCGTGTTCAGCGTCAAGGCGCCGCGTTTTATCACCCACATCAAGCGCTTGCGGGAGATTCATAAGCCGCTGGCGAATTTCTTTGCCTCCGGGGTGCTGGAACTCAGGGAAAAACTCGGCCCGATCCTCTGGCAGTTTCCACCCAACTTTAAATTCGACCCGGAATTGTTCAAAAGCTTTCTCGAACAATTACCCCACGACACGGAACAGGCCGCTGCCCTCGCCCGCCAGCATGAGCCGCGCTTGAATGGTCACGCCAGCATGAAGGCCTACGGCAAAAAGCCGCTGCGCCATGCCGTGGAAATTCGCCACGAAAGTTTCGTCGACCCCGCCTTTGTCCGCCTGCTCAAACGCTACAACACCGCGCTGGTCATCGCTGACACCGCCGGTAAATGGCCGTATCGCGAAGACATCACCAGTGATTTTGTCTATCTGCGCCTGCACGGTGCCGAAGAACTCTACGCCAGCGGTTATACCCCACAAGCGTTGAAACGCTGGGGCGACCGGATCGAGGCCTGGTACCACGGACAGCAACCGGCAGATCCGCAATTGATCGCACCCCGGCAAAAACCCAAGACACGCAGATCCCGGGAAGTGTTCTGTTATTTCGATAACGACATCAAAGTCCGGGCGCCCTTCGATGCCCGCCGCTTGCTTGAGCGTTTACATCTCGACAAAGACCTTGCCACCGTCCCTGGTGAGCCAGTTGCCGAAGGAGTGCTGCCATGA
- a CDS encoding lysylphosphatidylglycerol synthase domain-containing protein, with the protein MSHSDAQPAPHSDTPRKSHWHRWKKPLTMLFFLALIVLFTMLAQRIEWGEVFDTLADFKVRTLIIASGVTLMSFLVYACFDLIGRTYIRQDLTWRQILPVGIISYAFNLNLSAWVGGVAMRYRLYSRLGVSKSNIAKILGLSLATNWFGYMVIAGTVFSSGLVRMPPGWKLSSGALQGVGVLLLLLSAGYLAACQFSRRREWSIRGVEINLPSLHMAVLQLALGALNWSLMAAVIFTLLPSKLDYPLVLGVLLISAIAGVITHIPAGLGVLEAVFVALLQHEASRGSLVAGLLAYRAIYFLLPLLITVVMYLVVEAKAKSLRISKKPS; encoded by the coding sequence ATGAGTCATTCTGATGCGCAGCCTGCCCCTCACTCCGACACACCGCGAAAATCCCACTGGCACCGCTGGAAAAAGCCTCTGACGATGCTGTTTTTTCTGGCGTTGATCGTGCTGTTCACGATGCTCGCCCAACGTATCGAATGGGGCGAAGTGTTCGATACCCTGGCCGACTTCAAAGTGCGCACACTGATCATCGCGTCCGGGGTAACACTGATGAGTTTTCTGGTGTACGCCTGTTTCGACCTGATCGGCCGCACCTATATTCGGCAGGACCTGACCTGGCGGCAGATCCTCCCGGTGGGGATCATCAGCTATGCCTTCAACCTTAACCTGAGCGCCTGGGTCGGCGGGGTCGCCATGCGTTATCGGCTGTATTCGCGGCTCGGCGTGAGCAAAAGCAACATCGCGAAAATCCTCGGGCTGAGCCTGGCAACCAACTGGTTCGGCTACATGGTGATTGCCGGCACCGTGTTCAGCAGCGGACTGGTGCGAATGCCCCCGGGCTGGAAACTGAGCAGCGGCGCCCTGCAGGGCGTGGGCGTGTTGTTGCTGCTGTTGAGTGCGGGGTATCTGGCGGCCTGTCAGTTTTCCAGGCGCCGGGAATGGTCGATTCGCGGCGTGGAAATCAACCTGCCATCGCTGCACATGGCGGTCCTGCAACTGGCCCTCGGCGCGCTGAACTGGTCGCTGATGGCGGCGGTGATCTTCACCCTGCTACCTAGCAAACTGGACTATCCATTGGTGCTTGGCGTGTTGCTGATCAGCGCCATTGCCGGGGTCATCACTCACATTCCGGCCGGGCTTGGTGTGCTGGAGGCGGTGTTCGTGGCGTTGCTGCAACACGAGGCCTCACGAGGAAGTCTGGTGGCGGGGTTGCTCGCTTATCGGGCGATCTATTTCCTCCTGCCACTGCTGATTACCGTGGTGATGTACCTGGTGGTGGAGGCTAAGGCGAAGTCGTTGCGGATTTCGAAAAAACCTTCTTGA
- a CDS encoding sugar nucleotide-binding protein: MRMRLMLLGGGNALGQALIRLGAEEDIGFLAPRPPQDGWDAASLTQLLDDTRPDALINLAYYFDWFQAETVSEQRLAGQERAIERLAELCQHHNIVLLQPSSYRVFDGSRATAYSEKDEPVPLGLRGQALWRIEQSVRATCPQHVLLRFGWLLDDSPDGTLGRFLARAEKAEELLMADDRRGNPTPVDDAARVIISVLKQLDCSAPLWGTYHYAGHEATTPLALGQAILTEARALHPLAIEAPTAQAHAARPDAAEEPQHAVLACKKILHTFGIKPRAWRAALPGLLDRFYRHG, encoded by the coding sequence ATGCGAATGCGCCTTATGTTACTGGGCGGCGGAAATGCCCTTGGGCAGGCGCTGATTCGCCTCGGTGCGGAGGAAGATATCGGTTTCCTCGCCCCCCGCCCACCGCAAGACGGCTGGGACGCCGCGAGCCTGACGCAACTGCTCGACGATACCCGTCCGGATGCGTTGATCAATCTCGCCTATTACTTTGACTGGTTCCAGGCGGAAACCGTCAGCGAGCAGCGTCTGGCCGGGCAGGAGCGAGCAATCGAGCGGCTGGCCGAGCTGTGCCAGCATCACAACATTGTGCTGCTGCAACCGTCGAGTTATCGCGTGTTCGATGGCTCCCGGGCGACCGCCTACAGCGAAAAAGACGAACCGGTACCGCTGGGCCTGCGCGGTCAGGCCTTGTGGCGAATCGAGCAAAGCGTACGCGCAACCTGTCCGCAGCATGTGTTGCTGCGTTTCGGCTGGCTGCTCGACGACAGCCCCGACGGCACCCTCGGGCGATTCCTGGCCCGGGCCGAGAAAGCTGAAGAACTGCTGATGGCTGATGATCGTCGGGGGAATCCGACGCCGGTGGACGATGCCGCCCGGGTGATCATTTCGGTGCTCAAGCAACTCGATTGCTCTGCGCCGCTGTGGGGCACTTACCACTACGCCGGGCATGAGGCGACCACGCCGCTGGCATTGGGGCAGGCGATTCTTACCGAAGCACGCGCCCTGCACCCGCTGGCCATCGAAGCGCCGACGGCCCAGGCTCATGCTGCGCGGCCCGACGCCGCCGAAGAACCGCAACACGCGGTGCTGGCCTGCAAGAAAATTCTGCACACTTTCGGGATCAAGCCTCGCGCCTGGCGTGCGGCACTCCCGGGCTTACTGGATAGGTTTTATCGCCATGGCTGA
- a CDS encoding Lhr family helicase, with protein MNLPIPADSALNGFHPAVSAWFSNTFATATAAQARAWPLIRQRRSTLIAAPTGSGKTLTAFLAVLDDLVHRGLESPDGLPDETLVVYVSPLKALSNDIQINLQNPLAGITEQLRVMGLPDVPISTAVRTGDTPQKERSAMRKTAPHILVTTPESLYVLLGSDSGRQMLGTIHTVIVDEIHAIAASKRGSHLALSLERLQALCAQPLVRIGLSATQKPIEAVSRFLVGRDRDCDIIDIGHARPRDLDIEVPPVPLSAVMANDVWELVYDRLAALAREHRTTLIFVNTRRLAERLSRHLSERLGKDAVAAHHGSLAKEFRLDAEQRLKRGELQVLIATASLELGIDIGDVDLVCQIASPRSIAGFLQRVGRSGHQVGGTPKGRLFATTRDDLIECAALLDCVRRGELDTLQIPEAPLDVLAQQIIAEVSCQEWQEQALLEMLRNASPYATLDEKHYQALLQMLAEGYNGRQGIRSAYLHRDAVSRTLRGRRGAKLTAVTSGGTIPDNADYSVLLEPQGLNIGSVNEDFAVESIAGDIFQLGNTSYRILRVETGKVRVEDAQGQPPSIPFWLGEAPGRSDELSFAVARLQAQLDERLGATPGDLQPAVDWLTDTLGLNLASAEQLVDYLARARQTLGALPSQDTLLMERFFDESGGTQLIIHSPFGSRINRAWGLALRKRFCRTFNFELQAAASEDAIVLSLSTGHSFELEDVWRYLHSNSAEHTLIQAVLEAPLFGVRWRWNAGVALALPRYSGGRKVPPQIQRMKSEDLIASVFPDQIACVENLAGEREIPDHPLVEQTLDDCLHEAMDSEGWLALLRRMEQGDIRLISRDLPAPSPLAAEILSARPYTFLDDAPLEERRTQAVLNRRWSDPQSTDDLGALDAEAITAVRDEAWPTPTGIDEMHEALMSLACITEAEAQANPNWLEWLNTLADSGRASRLQINTEQSLWLALERLTCLRAIYPQAKLIPALEALPGFDETWEPDEAVLEVIRARLSAFGPLPLKAIAEPLGLPATQVTQALAQLEREGYVLRGQFTPGAPDEEWCERHLLARIHRYTVKRLRGEIEPVALQDFMRFLFDWQHLSAASQGQGSAVLPAIISQFEGYPAAASAWDSDILPARLKDYSASWLDDLCRSGKLIWTRLTARNKSTSTALRSTPILLLPRSQVGLWSGLTEQTPASELSPKTQKVHEALSQHGALFFDELIHEAHLLRSELEIALQELVGAGLVNADSFAGLRALITPASKRQNRSSRRGRGAFVGGMDDAGRWALLRRGAVAPVVDKQRPAPTPNETLEHIAMTLLRRYGVVFWRLLEREADWLPSWRELLRTFHRLEARGEIRGGRFVSGLAGEQFALPEAIPLLREVRRRPHDGSLIAVCGVDPLNLAGTLLPGAKVPALASNRLVYRDGIPAAAEIAGKQQFWLELDQQSTTEVRNTLIRHSPL; from the coding sequence ATGAACCTGCCCATCCCCGCAGACAGCGCTCTGAACGGTTTCCACCCCGCCGTCAGCGCCTGGTTCAGCAATACCTTCGCGACGGCCACCGCCGCCCAGGCCCGGGCGTGGCCGTTGATACGCCAGCGCCGTTCGACCCTGATCGCCGCGCCCACCGGCTCCGGCAAGACCCTCACCGCGTTTCTGGCCGTGCTCGACGATCTGGTCCATCGTGGCCTGGAGAGCCCGGATGGCCTGCCGGATGAAACCCTGGTGGTCTACGTTTCGCCACTCAAGGCGCTGTCCAACGATATCCAGATCAACCTGCAAAACCCGCTGGCCGGCATCACCGAACAGTTGCGCGTGATGGGCCTGCCCGACGTGCCGATCAGCACCGCCGTGCGCACCGGCGATACGCCGCAAAAAGAGCGCTCGGCCATGCGCAAAACCGCGCCGCACATTCTGGTGACCACCCCGGAATCCCTTTACGTGCTGCTCGGCTCCGACTCCGGCCGGCAAATGCTCGGCACCATCCACACGGTGATCGTCGACGAAATCCATGCCATTGCCGCCAGCAAACGTGGCAGTCACCTGGCCCTGAGCCTGGAGCGATTGCAGGCGCTTTGCGCGCAACCGCTGGTGCGTATCGGCCTGTCCGCCACGCAAAAACCCATCGAAGCGGTGTCGCGCTTTCTGGTCGGCCGTGATCGCGACTGCGACATCATCGACATCGGCCACGCCCGCCCACGGGATCTCGATATAGAGGTGCCACCCGTGCCGTTGTCGGCGGTGATGGCCAATGACGTCTGGGAACTGGTCTATGACCGACTCGCCGCCCTCGCCCGTGAACACCGGACCACGCTGATTTTCGTCAACACCCGGCGCCTGGCCGAACGCCTGAGTCGCCACTTGAGCGAACGCCTCGGCAAGGACGCGGTTGCCGCCCACCATGGCAGCCTGGCCAAAGAGTTTCGTCTCGATGCCGAGCAACGGCTCAAGCGCGGCGAACTGCAAGTGCTGATCGCCACCGCTTCGCTGGAATTGGGGATCGATATCGGCGACGTCGACCTGGTGTGCCAGATCGCTTCGCCACGCTCGATTGCCGGGTTTCTGCAACGGGTCGGCCGCTCCGGGCACCAGGTCGGCGGCACGCCCAAGGGCCGTTTGTTTGCCACCACCCGCGACGACCTGATCGAATGCGCCGCCCTGCTCGATTGCGTACGCCGTGGTGAGCTCGACACGCTGCAAATCCCCGAGGCGCCGCTGGACGTGCTGGCCCAGCAGATCATCGCCGAGGTCAGCTGCCAGGAATGGCAGGAGCAGGCGCTGCTGGAGATGCTGCGCAACGCCTCGCCCTACGCCACGCTCGACGAAAAGCACTATCAGGCACTGCTGCAGATGCTCGCCGAGGGCTACAACGGGCGCCAGGGGATTCGCAGCGCTTACCTGCACCGGGACGCCGTAAGCCGCACCCTGCGGGGCCGTCGAGGCGCCAAGCTGACCGCCGTGACCAGCGGCGGGACGATTCCGGACAACGCCGACTACAGCGTTTTGCTGGAGCCTCAAGGGCTGAACATCGGCAGCGTCAACGAAGACTTCGCGGTGGAAAGCATCGCCGGGGATATCTTTCAGTTGGGCAATACGTCGTATCGGATCCTGCGGGTCGAAACCGGCAAGGTCCGGGTCGAAGACGCCCAGGGTCAGCCGCCGAGCATTCCGTTCTGGCTCGGTGAAGCACCGGGTCGCAGTGATGAACTGTCGTTCGCCGTGGCTCGCCTGCAAGCGCAACTCGATGAGCGACTCGGCGCCACGCCCGGCGACTTGCAACCGGCCGTCGACTGGCTGACCGACACCCTCGGTTTGAACCTCGCCAGCGCCGAGCAGTTGGTCGATTACCTGGCCCGGGCGCGCCAGACCCTCGGCGCCTTGCCATCGCAAGACACGCTGCTGATGGAGCGGTTTTTCGACGAGTCCGGCGGTACGCAGCTGATCATCCACTCACCGTTCGGCAGCCGCATCAACCGCGCCTGGGGCCTGGCCCTGCGCAAGCGTTTTTGCCGCACCTTCAACTTCGAATTACAGGCCGCCGCCAGCGAGGACGCCATCGTGCTGTCGCTGTCCACCGGCCACAGCTTCGAGCTGGAGGACGTGTGGCGTTATCTGCACAGCAACAGTGCCGAACATACCTTGATTCAAGCGGTACTCGAGGCGCCGCTGTTCGGCGTGCGCTGGCGCTGGAATGCCGGGGTCGCCCTCGCGCTGCCGCGCTACAGCGGCGGCCGCAAAGTGCCGCCGCAGATCCAGCGGATGAAAAGCGAAGACCTGATCGCCAGCGTGTTTCCCGATCAGATCGCTTGTGTGGAAAACCTCGCCGGTGAGCGCGAGATTCCTGACCATCCGCTGGTGGAACAAACCCTCGACGATTGCCTGCACGAGGCCATGGACAGCGAGGGCTGGCTGGCGTTGTTGCGGCGCATGGAACAGGGCGACATTCGCCTGATCAGCCGCGATCTGCCAGCGCCTTCGCCACTGGCGGCGGAAATCCTCAGCGCCCGCCCCTACACCTTCCTCGACGATGCGCCGCTGGAAGAGCGTCGCACTCAGGCAGTGCTCAACCGCCGCTGGAGTGATCCGCAATCTACCGATGATCTCGGTGCGCTGGACGCTGAGGCGATTACCGCCGTGCGTGATGAAGCCTGGCCAACGCCCACCGGCATTGATGAAATGCATGAAGCGCTGATGAGCCTGGCGTGCATTACCGAGGCCGAAGCCCAGGCCAATCCGAATTGGCTCGAGTGGCTGAACACCTTGGCCGACAGTGGCCGGGCGAGCCGTTTGCAAATCAATACCGAACAATCGCTATGGCTCGCGCTGGAACGACTGACCTGTCTGCGGGCCATTTATCCACAGGCCAAATTGATCCCTGCGTTGGAGGCATTGCCCGGTTTCGATGAAACCTGGGAGCCGGACGAAGCGGTGCTGGAAGTGATCCGCGCGCGGCTCAGCGCATTTGGTCCGTTACCGCTGAAGGCGATTGCCGAACCGCTTGGATTACCGGCGACTCAAGTCACTCAAGCCCTGGCGCAACTGGAGCGCGAAGGTTATGTGCTGCGTGGGCAATTCACCCCAGGCGCCCCTGATGAAGAATGGTGCGAACGGCATTTGCTGGCGCGGATTCATCGCTACACAGTCAAGCGGCTGCGAGGGGAAATCGAGCCGGTAGCGCTGCAGGATTTCATGCGTTTTCTGTTCGACTGGCAGCACCTGTCTGCCGCGAGCCAAGGCCAGGGCAGCGCAGTGTTGCCGGCGATCATCAGCCAGTTCGAAGGCTACCCCGCCGCCGCTTCGGCGTGGGACAGCGACATTCTGCCGGCGCGGCTCAAAGACTATTCAGCGAGTTGGCTGGATGATTTGTGCCGCAGCGGAAAACTGATCTGGACCCGTCTCACCGCGCGCAACAAGAGCACTAGCACGGCATTGCGCAGCACGCCGATTCTGCTGCTGCCGCGCAGTCAGGTCGGGTTGTGGAGCGGCTTGACCGAACAGACGCCGGCCAGCGAACTGTCGCCCAAAACACAAAAAGTCCATGAAGCGCTCAGCCAGCATGGCGCACTGTTTTTCGATGAGCTGATTCACGAAGCCCATCTGCTTCGCTCGGAACTGGAAATTGCCTTGCAGGAACTGGTCGGCGCCGGGCTGGTAAACGCCGACAGCTTCGCCGGGCTGCGGGCGCTGATCACGCCGGCCAGCAAACGCCAGAATCGCAGCAGCCGACGCGGACGTGGAGCGTTTGTCGGCGGCATGGACGATGCCGGGCGCTGGGCGTTGCTGCGCCGCGGTGCTGTCGCGCCGGTTGTGGATAAGCAGCGACCCGCGCCCACACCCAATGAAACCCTGGAACACATCGCCATGACCTTGCTGCGCCGTTACGGCGTGGTGTTCTGGCGCTTGCTGGAACGTGAGGCGGATTGGTTGCCGAGTTGGCGGGAATTGCTGCGCACGTTCCATCGGCTCGAGGCTCGGGGTGAGATCCGTGGCGGGCGGTTTGTCAGTGGCTTGGCCGGTGAACAATTTGCGCTGCCCGAGGCGATTCCGTTATTGCGCGAAGTCAGGCGGCGACCGCACGACGGGAGTCTGATCGCGGTGTGCGGGGTGGATCCGCTGAACCTTGCCGGTACCCTGTTGCCAGGCGCGAAAGTGCCGGCGCTGGCGAGCAATCGACTGGTGTATCGCGACGGCATACCGGCCGCCGCCGAGATCGCCGGCAAGCAGCAGTTCTGGCTGGAGCTGGATCAGCAATCGACTACAGAAGTACGCAACACACTGATCCGCCACTCCCCCCTGTAG
- the clsB gene encoding cardiolipin synthase ClsB has product MTGPLMEKTTIEQVSTPPPVREPVVVGVEYGWHGNNRVELLENGEEYFPRVFEALRQAQSEILLETFIVFEDKVGNELQKILIEAAQRGVRITVSLDGFGCGELSTEFLAALSNAGVRLQIFDPAPRHFGIRTNWFRRLHRKIVVVDGTIAFLGGINFSADHLADFGPEAKQDYSVEVQGPAVADIHHFALLQSGRPARAKYWWRRRRQRRAELAVSDHDGQVRLVYRDNGEHPGDIEEEYLQVVRNARHRVVIANAYFFPGYRLLREIRNAARRGVEVRLILQGQPDLRVARLAARMTYDYLLRAGVAIYEYCDRPLHGKVALVDEDWSTVGSSNLDPLSLSLNLEANVLIRDRAFNRDLFERLDELSSNHCKVMSTDKAPRGRIWHMTIGFLVFHVLRHFPAWAGWLPAHKPRLKPFIHPTGSDKA; this is encoded by the coding sequence ATGACCGGCCCATTGATGGAAAAAACCACGATCGAACAGGTTTCCACACCTCCGCCCGTGCGTGAGCCGGTGGTCGTTGGCGTCGAATACGGCTGGCACGGTAATAACCGCGTCGAATTGCTGGAGAACGGCGAGGAATACTTTCCACGGGTGTTTGAAGCGCTGCGCCAGGCCCAGAGTGAAATCCTGCTGGAGACCTTCATTGTGTTCGAGGACAAGGTCGGCAATGAGCTTCAAAAAATCCTGATTGAAGCGGCTCAACGCGGTGTGCGTATCACCGTCAGCCTCGACGGTTTTGGCTGTGGCGAATTGAGTACGGAGTTCCTCGCCGCCTTGAGCAATGCAGGTGTGCGCCTGCAAATATTCGATCCCGCCCCGCGTCACTTCGGCATCCGCACCAACTGGTTCCGCCGCCTGCACCGCAAGATTGTGGTGGTCGACGGGACGATTGCATTCCTCGGCGGAATCAACTTTTCCGCCGACCATTTGGCCGACTTCGGCCCCGAGGCCAAACAGGATTATTCGGTTGAAGTGCAAGGCCCGGCGGTGGCTGATATTCATCATTTCGCCTTGCTGCAAAGTGGTCGCCCGGCCCGGGCCAAGTACTGGTGGCGACGCCGCAGACAGAGGCGCGCGGAACTGGCGGTCAGCGATCATGATGGCCAGGTACGGCTGGTGTATCGCGACAATGGCGAACACCCGGGCGATATCGAAGAGGAGTACTTGCAGGTCGTGCGCAATGCCCGGCATCGCGTGGTCATCGCCAATGCCTACTTCTTTCCAGGCTATCGGCTGCTGCGGGAGATCCGCAACGCGGCGCGCCGAGGGGTCGAGGTTCGCCTGATTCTTCAGGGGCAGCCGGATTTGCGGGTGGCCAGACTCGCCGCACGCATGACCTACGATTACCTGCTGCGGGCCGGGGTAGCGATTTACGAATATTGCGACCGCCCGTTGCATGGCAAAGTCGCCCTGGTCGACGAGGACTGGAGCACCGTCGGCTCAAGTAACCTCGACCCGCTGAGCCTGTCCCTGAACCTGGAAGCCAACGTGTTGATCCGCGACCGTGCCTTCAACCGCGACCTGTTCGAGCGTCTCGATGAGTTGAGCAGCAACCACTGCAAGGTCATGTCGACGGACAAGGCGCCTCGCGGGCGGATCTGGCACATGACCATCGGTTTTCTGGTGTTTCACGTCCTGCGGCATTTCCCGGCGTGGGCCGGTTGGCTGCCGGCGCATAAACCGCGCCTGAAACCCTTCATCCATCCGACCGGGAGTGATAAGGCATGA
- a CDS encoding endonuclease/exonuclease/phosphatase family protein yields MSVPEPVGTTDEQQPIISAVSRFTVLTVNTHKGFTALNRRFILPELREAVRSVSADVVFLQEVHGTHEHHPQRYLNWPAMPQYEFLADTLWPQFAYGRNAVYPAGDHGNALLSKFQIIRHDNLDVSIHGHENRGILHCVLRMPGDGREVHAICVHLGLRESHRTAQLKLLSQRMEELPEDAPVVVAGDFNDWRQRADALLKPCGLREVFAELHGKPARSFPARLPALRLDRIYVRNLKASHPKVLAVRPWSHLSDHAPLSVEIEL; encoded by the coding sequence ATGAGCGTTCCCGAACCGGTCGGCACAACGGATGAACAGCAACCCATCATCAGTGCCGTGAGCCGCTTTACCGTGCTGACGGTCAACACGCACAAGGGTTTCACCGCGCTGAACCGGCGCTTCATCCTGCCCGAGTTGCGCGAAGCGGTACGTAGCGTGTCCGCCGATGTGGTGTTTTTGCAGGAGGTCCATGGCACCCACGAACATCATCCACAGCGCTACCTCAATTGGCCGGCAATGCCCCAGTACGAATTCCTTGCCGATACCCTGTGGCCGCAATTTGCTTATGGGCGCAACGCGGTCTACCCGGCGGGCGATCACGGCAATGCGCTGTTGTCGAAATTCCAGATCATTCGCCACGACAACCTGGACGTTTCCATCCACGGCCATGAGAACCGTGGAATCCTGCATTGCGTGCTGCGGATGCCCGGCGATGGCCGGGAAGTGCATGCCATTTGCGTCCATCTGGGGCTTCGCGAAAGTCACCGGACGGCACAACTTAAGCTGCTGAGCCAACGTATGGAAGAGTTGCCGGAGGATGCCCCGGTGGTCGTCGCCGGCGACTTCAACGACTGGCGCCAGCGCGCCGATGCGCTGCTCAAGCCCTGCGGTTTGCGTGAAGTGTTCGCTGAGCTGCATGGCAAACCGGCGCGTAGTTTCCCGGCGCGTTTGCCGGCGTTGCGCCTGGACCGCATCTACGTGCGCAACCTCAAGGCCAGCCATCCGAAAGTACTGGCGGTACGGCCCTGGTCCCACCTTTCCGACCATGCACCGCTATCGGTGGAGATCGAGCTATGA